One part of the Marispirochaeta sp. genome encodes these proteins:
- a CDS encoding tetratricopeptide repeat protein has protein sequence MENQEKLKLGARIAQWIQKRKKVLLIALAGILTILLVLGILNGISSAKSKKAIASLIEFEEIYSQWNNAATEKRRSIGEDVEQIFSEIEKDYSGTYAHQRGLFMMGDFYYKNEEWANSSEKYLALAAQYERSYLAPIALYNAAAAFEELGEIEKARENYRRISSEYPNTALAPRSIFSFGRLEEQKSEDDAVNAYNELIERYPQSNWTKLARSRIIELNISN, from the coding sequence ATGGAAAATCAGGAAAAACTGAAGCTAGGGGCCAGAATTGCTCAGTGGATACAGAAAAGGAAAAAAGTTCTACTCATCGCGCTGGCGGGGATACTGACTATTTTACTTGTTTTGGGTATTCTGAACGGCATATCATCGGCAAAAAGTAAAAAAGCCATTGCGAGTCTTATAGAGTTTGAAGAAATCTATTCTCAATGGAATAATGCCGCTACTGAAAAGCGCAGGAGCATCGGCGAAGATGTAGAGCAAATCTTCAGTGAAATCGAAAAGGACTATTCAGGAACGTACGCCCATCAAAGGGGCTTATTCATGATGGGAGATTTCTATTATAAAAATGAAGAGTGGGCAAATTCTTCAGAGAAATACCTTGCTCTTGCTGCACAGTATGAACGGAGTTACCTTGCCCCCATCGCCCTTTATAATGCTGCCGCAGCCTTCGAAGAACTCGGCGAAATAGAAAAGGCACGGGAAAACTACCGCAGGATATCCAGTGAGTATCCAAACACAGCCCTGGCTCCCCGATCCATATTTTCTTTTGGCCGTTTGGAGGAGCAGAAATCAGAAGATGACGCTGTTAATGCATATAACGAGCTTATTGAGCGCTACCCCCAGAGTAATTGGACAAAGCTGGCGCGAAGCCGTATAATTGAACTGAATATTTCCAACTAA
- a CDS encoding sigma 54-interacting transcriptional regulator has protein sequence MLSRNIDAGKFETLIEINTLINSDYSDPKALLTRILESATRLTAGEASSLLLLNSENNKLYFEISLGSKGPDVQQYSLNLGEGIAGWVAQNNRSLIVNDVAKDDRFYADISQQVGFATRSILAVPMRIKEQCVGVIEIINKTEGELFEQGDLEWLEIFANQAALAIVNARSFQLVQNEVSFLRGQIDEKKYSTFVGNSEAICNCLTIAHKAAATDSSVLITGESGVGKELIAEQIHQSSHRRNGPFIRVNCAALPESLIESELFGHVKGAFTDAAQDRRGRFELADGGTIFLDEIGEVPINVQAKLLRVLQSRIFERVGSSEPMSSDVRIIAATNRNLSKSIENNSFRRDLYYRLNVLPITVPPLRDRQEDVPLLADHFLTLYSREMNKRISGFSSEAMDILMRYEWPGNVRELQNVIERAVVLSANETLQADDLMLMQDGAESPVLYQGRTLKEAINLFKRHFVADTLKKNGGVQKHAARELGIQRTYLSRLIKELNINMTNENEEY, from the coding sequence CTCTGCTTACACGGATCCTGGAATCGGCGACGCGCCTCACCGCTGGTGAGGCGTCTTCTTTATTGCTGCTCAACTCCGAAAACAACAAACTCTATTTCGAGATTTCCCTGGGCTCAAAGGGGCCGGATGTGCAGCAGTATTCCCTGAACCTTGGAGAAGGAATCGCCGGCTGGGTAGCCCAGAATAACCGCAGTCTTATTGTAAATGATGTAGCGAAAGATGACCGTTTTTATGCTGACATAAGCCAACAGGTTGGATTTGCTACCAGATCAATCCTTGCAGTTCCAATGCGGATAAAGGAGCAATGCGTCGGGGTAATAGAGATTATTAACAAAACCGAAGGAGAACTTTTTGAACAGGGAGACCTGGAATGGCTGGAAATCTTTGCCAATCAGGCCGCTCTGGCTATTGTGAATGCCAGGAGTTTCCAGTTGGTTCAGAACGAGGTCTCATTTCTTCGCGGACAGATTGATGAGAAGAAGTATTCAACCTTTGTCGGCAATAGCGAGGCAATTTGCAACTGTCTGACTATTGCCCATAAAGCAGCAGCAACAGACAGTTCGGTTTTAATTACCGGTGAGAGCGGCGTTGGTAAGGAGTTGATAGCAGAGCAGATACACCAGAGTTCCCACCGCAGGAATGGACCTTTTATTCGTGTGAATTGTGCCGCATTACCTGAAAGTCTCATTGAAAGTGAGCTTTTCGGTCACGTAAAAGGAGCATTCACTGATGCTGCACAGGACCGGCGCGGACGTTTTGAACTCGCCGATGGGGGTACAATTTTTCTTGATGAAATCGGGGAAGTACCCATAAATGTGCAGGCTAAGCTACTGCGGGTACTGCAGAGTAGGATTTTTGAGCGGGTAGGGTCCTCGGAGCCAATGAGTTCGGACGTTCGCATTATTGCTGCCACAAACCGGAATCTGTCAAAATCCATCGAAAACAACAGTTTCCGCCGGGACCTTTATTACCGGCTGAATGTTTTGCCTATTACGGTACCACCTTTGAGGGATCGTCAGGAAGATGTTCCTTTACTTGCCGACCATTTCCTTACATTGTACAGTAGGGAGATGAACAAGCGAATAAGCGGATTTTCTTCTGAAGCAATGGATATCTTAATGCGGTACGAATGGCCCGGTAATGTCCGGGAATTACAGAACGTCATTGAACGGGCAGTCGTTTTATCCGCTAATGAAACACTTCAAGCCGACGATTTAATGCTTATGCAGGATGGTGCCGAAAGCCCGGTTTTGTATCAGGGAAGGACTTTAAAAGAAGCAATAAATCTGTTCAAACGGCATTTTGTCGCGGACACCCTTAAGAAAAACGGTGGAGTTCAAAAGCACGCAGCAAGAGAGCTGGGGATACAGAGAACCTATTTATCACGACTCATAAAAGAGCTTAATATTAATATGACCAACGAAAACGAGGAGTACTGA